The segment AAAAATTCAAAAGCATGAGTAACATCAGAATCACAAAACAATTTTCTTTCGAAACCGGACACGCGCTCTATGGCTATGATGGCAAATGCAAAAATGTACACGGGCACAGTTATAAACTTTCGGTGACGGTTATTGGGCAACCTATTTCGGATACCTCCAATGTAAAATTTGGTATGGTGATTGACTTTTCGGATTTGAAAACAATTGTCAAAGAAGAGGTTGTTGATGCTTTTGACCATGCTACTGTTTTTAATAAAAACACACCACATGTTGAATTGGCTGCCGAATTAAAAAGCCGTGGACATCATGTGATTTTGGTGGATTACCAGCCTACGAGTGAAAATATGGTAACCGATTTTGCTCAAAAAATAAAAAGTCGTTTGCCGAATGACATCAAATTACATTCGCTGAAATTGCAGGAAACGGAAACGTCTTTTGCCGAATGGTTTGCCTCAGATAACGAATAACCTCAACTATTGATGACTATTTCTCCAAACAAAAAAATATATTTTGCTTCTGACCAACACTTTGGTGCACCAACGCCTGAGTTGAGTTTTCCGCGTGAACAAAAATTTGTCGCTTGGCTTGACGAAGTAAAAAAAGATGCTGAATGCATTTTTCTGCTAGGCGATTTATTTGATTTTTGGTTTGAATATAAAACTGTTGTTCCTAAAGGTTTCGTAAGAGTTCTGGGCAAATTGGCCGAAATTCGCGACAGTGGAATTCCGATTTATTTCTTTGTGGGCAACCACGATTTATGGATGAACGATTATTTTCAGAAAGAGTTGAACATTCCGGTTTATCACGATAATCAGGAATATGAATTCAACGGAAAAACCTTTTTAATTGGACATGGTGACGGAAAAGGCCCGGGAGACAAAGGTTACAAGCGCATGAAAAAAGTGTTTACCAGCCCGTTTTCAAAATGGCTGTATCGTTGGTTGCATCCTGATTTGGGCATGAAACTAGCACAATATCTTTCGGTAAAAAACAAACTCATTTCGGGCGATGCCGATGTGAAATTCCTAGGCGAAGAAAAAGAATGGCTGGTTCAATATTCCAAACGCAAACTCGAAACCAAACATTATAACTACCTTGTTTTTGGACACCGTCATTTGCCGATGGTGATTACTGTTGGCGAAAATGCTCAATACGTCAACCTTGGTGATTGGATTGGTTACTTTACTTATGGTGTTTTTGATGGCGAGAAATTTGAGTTGAAGGAATATTAGAATTTTAGTGACTATTCTTCAAAGCTTCCACATCTTTTGCTAAATCCAAATTCCTAAACGAAGGCGAAATAAATCCGGTAAAAGTAACCGTAATCAATGTCATTGTTCCACCAAAAACTACGGCGGGAACTGTGCCCATGATTTTGGCGGTAAGCCCACTTTCAAAAGCACCCAATTCATTTGAAGAACCCACAAAAATTGAATTTACGGAAGCAACACGACCACGCATATTATCCGGTGTATGCAATTGCAGAATCGTGTTCCGGATAACGACTGAAACGCCATCAAAAATGCCGCTAAAGAACATCGCTATCACCGAGACCCAAAACCATTTTGACAATCCAAAAACGATAATACAAACTCCGAAAAGAAAAATAGCCGACAGTAATTTGATTCCCGCTTTTTTATTCAACGGAATATAAGCCGACAACACCATCGTAATGAAAGAACCTACCGCTGGTGCAGCACGCAAAACTCCAAATCCTTCAGAACCAACTTTGAGAATATCCTGTGCAAAAATCGGCAGTAATGCCATAGCTCCACCAAATAACACCGCAATCATATCAAGCGAAATGGCGCCTAAAATAGTCTTGTTTTGAAAGACAAACTTGACTCCTTCTTTTAAGCTTTGCATAATTGGTTCGCCAATTTTTGGATTTAAAATTGGTTTACTTTCGATTTTGGTTAAAAAAAGTAAGGAAAAAACGGAGAAGGCAAATACCACACACATCGACCAATGCACTCCGATTAAACTAATCGAAAAACCGGCTAAACCCGGACCAAGCATGGCTCCCATTTGCCATACGGAACTGCTCCAGGTAGAAGCATTTGCATACGCTTTTTTAGGTACAATTAAGGATAACAATGAAAAGATAGTTGGCGAAATAAACGCACGCACCAAGCCGCCTGCAAAGACTAAAGCGTAAATAATATATAGAATACTATGGAGTTCTAAATTCTTATTGATACTCGGAACCGTAATTAAAAAAAGCCCGAGACTAACAATTGAAAAACCAAGTATGCATTTAAAAAGCAATCTTTTTTTCTCACTTTGATCAACGATATGACCCGCAAAAAGTGCCATTCCAATCGCCGGAATAATTTCCATTAAACCAATAATTCCGAGTGATAATGGGTCTTTGGTCAACCGATAAACTTCCCATTCTATAATTACAAATTGCATCGCCCAGGCAAAAACCATGGCAAATCGCAATAACAAAAAGAAATTAAATTCTTTATACCGAAGTGCTTCGTAAGGGTCGTTTTTCGTCATTTAATCAGGCTTAATATCTTTCAGTCTCAATTGCAAAGATACAGTTCCATTAAATTCATTCTCATCAATACAATAACAAATTGCAATTGGCTGATGGTTTTTAGTTATTTCTAATTTATCACCTAAGCCAAAACCTATGGCTCCAATACCATTAGAATTAGATTGCTTTACGAATAGTTTTAAATGTTCTCTGTTTTGTCCTAATGTTTTGGCATAACCCGTGTCTATTATGTTTTTGGTCATAAAAGTAGGCGTCATATTCTGTGGCCCAAAAGGTTCAAACTGGTTTAATAATCGCACCAATCTATCATCAATATCGGTTAGATTAATTTCAGCATCAATAGCAATTTCCGGAGTTAACAAATCGGGGTGAATGGTTTCTGAAACCACTTTTTCAAACGCATTTTTAAAATTCTGATAATTCTCCTCTTTTAATGTCATTCCGGCTGCATACATGTGACCACCAAATTGTTCGAGATGTTTGGAACTCGCTTCTAATGCATTATAAATATCAAAATCTTTTACAGAACGAGCCGAAGCTGCTAGTTTGTCACCACTTTTGGTAAAGACAATTGTCGGGCGATAATAGGTTTCTATCAAGCGTGAGGCTACAATTCCGATTACGCCTTTGTGCCAGTTTTCATCATAAACAACAGTAGTAAACCTATCTGTTTCCTCATTTATTTCAATCTGGTCTAAGGCTTCAATCGTGATTTGTTTGTCTAAATCTTTTCGGTCAGTATTGTGCTGCTCAATTTCTGCAGCAAATTGTCCTGCTTGGTCTAAATCATATTCCGTCAATAAAGAAACTGCAGCGTTTCCATGTTTTATTCTTCCGGCAGCGTTAATTCTTGGCGCGATAATAAAAACGACATCCGTAATTGTCAACACTTTTTTCTTTACGTTTTGGATTAAAGCTTTAATTCCCGGACGCGGATTGGTATTGATAACTTCCAATCCAAATTTGGCTAAAACTCGATTCTCGCCTGTCATCGGAACAATATCGGCAGCAATTGCGGTCGCCACCAAATCGAGATAAATCAGTAAATCGTCAATCGTTTGATTTCTGTTTTTGCCCAAAGCCTGAATCAGTTTGAAGCCAACGCCACAACCACACAATTCATCATACGGATACGAACAATCTTCTCTTTTTGGGTCGAGAACCGCAACAGCATTTGGCAAAGTATCGCCCGGACGATGGTGATCACAAATGATAAAATCGATGTTTCTTTCATTCGCGTAAGCGATATGTTCAATCGATTTTATGCCACAATCCAATGCAATAAT is part of the Flavobacterium sangjuense genome and harbors:
- a CDS encoding 6-pyruvoyl trahydropterin synthase family protein, which gives rise to MSNIRITKQFSFETGHALYGYDGKCKNVHGHSYKLSVTVIGQPISDTSNVKFGMVIDFSDLKTIVKEEVVDAFDHATVFNKNTPHVELAAELKSRGHHVILVDYQPTSENMVTDFAQKIKSRLPNDIKLHSLKLQETETSFAEWFASDNE
- a CDS encoding MFS transporter codes for the protein MTKNDPYEALRYKEFNFFLLLRFAMVFAWAMQFVIIEWEVYRLTKDPLSLGIIGLMEIIPAIGMALFAGHIVDQSEKKRLLFKCILGFSIVSLGLFLITVPSINKNLELHSILYIIYALVFAGGLVRAFISPTIFSLLSLIVPKKAYANASTWSSSVWQMGAMLGPGLAGFSISLIGVHWSMCVVFAFSVFSLLFLTKIESKPILNPKIGEPIMQSLKEGVKFVFQNKTILGAISLDMIAVLFGGAMALLPIFAQDILKVGSEGFGVLRAAPAVGSFITMVLSAYIPLNKKAGIKLLSAIFLFGVCIIVFGLSKWFWVSVIAMFFSGIFDGVSVVIRNTILQLHTPDNMRGRVASVNSIFVGSSNELGAFESGLTAKIMGTVPAVVFGGTMTLITVTFTGFISPSFRNLDLAKDVEALKNSH
- a CDS encoding UDP-2,3-diacylglucosamine diphosphatase; protein product: MTISPNKKIYFASDQHFGAPTPELSFPREQKFVAWLDEVKKDAECIFLLGDLFDFWFEYKTVVPKGFVRVLGKLAEIRDSGIPIYFFVGNHDLWMNDYFQKELNIPVYHDNQEYEFNGKTFLIGHGDGKGPGDKGYKRMKKVFTSPFSKWLYRWLHPDLGMKLAQYLSVKNKLISGDADVKFLGEEKEWLVQYSKRKLETKHYNYLVFGHRHLPMVITVGENAQYVNLGDWIGYFTYGVFDGEKFELKEY
- the recJ gene encoding single-stranded-DNA-specific exonuclease RecJ; protein product: MRWTLKPKPSSEKVKALASQLKIEELVATLLVQRGIETFEQARQFFRPSLDDLHNPYLMKDMDKAVSRIESAIAKGENILVFGDYDVDGTTAVSLVSSYLKSYYPNVATYIPDRYDEGYGISYKGIDFADDNGVSLIIALDCGIKSIEHIAYANERNIDFIICDHHRPGDTLPNAVAVLDPKREDCSYPYDELCGCGVGFKLIQALGKNRNQTIDDLLIYLDLVATAIAADIVPMTGENRVLAKFGLEVINTNPRPGIKALIQNVKKKVLTITDVVFIIAPRINAAGRIKHGNAAVSLLTEYDLDQAGQFAAEIEQHNTDRKDLDKQITIEALDQIEINEETDRFTTVVYDENWHKGVIGIVASRLIETYYRPTIVFTKSGDKLAASARSVKDFDIYNALEASSKHLEQFGGHMYAAGMTLKEENYQNFKNAFEKVVSETIHPDLLTPEIAIDAEINLTDIDDRLVRLLNQFEPFGPQNMTPTFMTKNIIDTGYAKTLGQNREHLKLFVKQSNSNGIGAIGFGLGDKLEITKNHQPIAICYCIDENEFNGTVSLQLRLKDIKPD